The following are encoded together in the Lactuca sativa cultivar Salinas chromosome 1, Lsat_Salinas_v11, whole genome shotgun sequence genome:
- the LOC128128149 gene encoding uncharacterized protein LOC128128149, whose protein sequence is MEVLNMILGKLIDESQNFKFHSKCMALNISHLCFADDLLVFSYGNGNLVRIIRDSLDEFKKVSGLKVSMEKSQIYFSCVKPNMRRIILGILPFDVGRFPFKYLGVPMCVTKLFERDCKKLIEKIKMRIFNWKSKTLSFAGRLQLINSVLTSIHVYWASIFKIPIATINEIEKMCKSFLWANGEIVKGKAKVKWHDICKPKEYGGLGIKNLRRWNEALLAKHVWNVINNKNSLWVQWVRINYIGSKNFWDILQKKSISWTWKRCLEVRKIVRPHVVSCVGNGRNTSLWHDWWHPIGILCAIMSRRDWVSNGLSDSSLVSDILDYDTYSWLVDWVNKFPRFKEAPVFCIDSDMSDVAGWRDKKGMCKKISCKQVWCDINNFGEKVPWHDIVWYGNCIPRNSFILWMAILNRLKTQDRVRGWEVTSNLLCPFCEIVPDSHNHLFFNCDYTISIWRYFCNKVGINLLVDEWNDLVLKLCSLLNLKSVENLIIKCMFASCVAHIWRERNSRLFSSRRNSVEGVIACIEN, encoded by the coding sequence ATGGAGGTGTTGAATATGATTCTTGGTAAGCTTATTGATGAATCCCAAAATTTTAAGTTCCATAGTAAGTGTATGGCCCTCAATATTTCCCATTTATGCTTTGCTGATGATCTATTGGTTTTCTCTTATGGTAATGGGAATTTAGTCAGAATTATAAGGGATTCCCTTGATGAATTCAAAAAGGTTTCAGGGTTGAAGGTTAGTATGGAAAAAAGTCAGATTTATTTTAGTTGTGTTAAGCCGAATATGAGAAGGATTATCTTAGGTATCCTTCCTTTTGATGTAGGGAGATTTCCGTTTAAATATTTGGGAGTGCCTATGTGTGTCACTAAGTTGTTTGAAAGAGATTGTAAAAAGTTGATTGAAAAGATTAAGATGAGAATTTTCAATTGGAAAAGTAAGACTTTATCGTTTGCTGGCAGATTGCAGCTCATTAACTCTGTTTTAACATCcattcatgtttattgggcttcgATCTTTAAAATTCCCattgctactattaatgagattgaAAAGATGTGCAAAAGTTTCTTATGGGCTAATGGTGAGATAGTCAAAGGGAAAGCTAAAGTCAAGTGGCATGATATTTGTAAGCCTAAGGAGTATGGTGGTCTGGGAATCAAGAATTTAAGGAGATGGAATGAAGCTTTGCTTGCTAAACATGTATGGAATGTGATTAATAACAAAAATTCCCTGTGGGTGCAGTGGGTGAGAATCAATTATATAGGTAGCAAAAATTTTTGGGATATTTTGCAGAAAAAGAGTATAAGCTGGACGTGGAAGAGGTGTTTGGAGGTGAGGAAAATTGTTAGGCCTCATGTTGTTTCGTGTGTGGGAAATGGGAGGAACACGtctttatggcatgattggtggcaccCAATTGGTATTCTTTGTGCAATTATGTCTAGAAGAGATTGGGTTAGCAATGGGCTTAGTGATTCTTCTTTGGTCAGTGATATTCTAGACTATGATACTTATTCCTGGCTGGTTGATTGGGTTAATAAATTCCCTAGATTTAAAGAAGCTCCcgtgttttgtattgattctgaTATGAGCGATGTTGCAGGTTGGAGGGATAAGAAGGGTATGTGTAAAAAAATTTCATGTAAACAGGTGTGGTGTGATATAAATAACTTTGGAGAGAAAGTTCCATGGCATGATATTGTTTGGTATGGTAATTGCATTCCTCGCAATTCGTTTATTTTGTGGATGGCTATTTTGAATAGATTGAAAACGCAGGATCGTGTTAGAGGATGGGAAGTGACTAGTAACTTACTGTGTCCGTTCTGTGAAATTGTACCTGATTCTCATAATCATTTGTTCTTTAATTGTGATTATACCATCAGTATTTGGAGGTATTTCTGCAATAAGGTGGGTATTAATTTGTTGGTGGATGAATGGAATGATTTGGTTTTAAAGTTATGCAGCTTGCTTAATTTGAAGTCTGttgagaatttgattattaaatgtATGTTTGCTAGCTGTGTTGCTCATATTTGGAGGGAGAGAAACTCTAGACTTTTTAGTTCTAGAAGAAATTCGGTTGAGGGGGTGATTGCTTGTATTGAAAATTAA